In one window of Myotis daubentonii chromosome 13, mMyoDau2.1, whole genome shotgun sequence DNA:
- the RAB11FIP2 gene encoding rab11 family-interacting protein 2 isoform X2 — MLSEQAQKWFPTHVQVTVLQARDLRPKGKSGTNDTYTIIQLGKEKYSTSVAEKSLQPVWKEEASFELPGLLVQGSPDKYILVLTVMHRSLVGLDKFLGQVAINLNDIFEDKQRRKTEWFRLESKQGKRAKNRGEIKVNIQFMRNNMTASMFDLSMKDKTRSPFAKLKDKMKGRKNDGTFSDTSSAIIPSSHMADANSEFSSGEVQMKSKPKKPFLLGPQRLSSAHSMSDLTRAHVSSEKLKPGTMGQAHLLGRQIESFGAVPESGSLKSPHRRTLSFDTSKMNQPDRSVDEGAPSFGRQHDPFTNVTASLPQKFATLPRKKNPFEESSESWDTSMTLFSKSIEVRKENKREKREKVSLFERVTGKKDSRRSDKLNNGAADSPSDLKSPNAFSENRQDYFDYESTNPFTTKFRASNIMPSSRM; from the exons ATGCTGTCCGAGCAAGCCCAGAAGTGGTTCCCGACCCACGTGCAGGTCACGGTGCTGCAGGCCCGAGACCTGAGGCCGAAAGGCAAAAGTGGCACCAATGACACGTACACGATCATTCAGCTGGGCAAGGAGAAGTACTCCACCTCCGTAGCCGAGAAAAGCCTGCAGCCCGTCTGGAAGGAAGAGGCCTCCTTCGAGCTCCCCGGCTTGCTGGTGCAGGGGAGCCCCGACAAGTACATTCTGGTCCTCACAGTGATGCACAGGTCCCTGGTGGGGCTGGATAAGTTTTTAGGGCAGGTGGCAATCAACCTCAATGACATCTTTGAGGAcaaacaaagaaggaaaacagA gTGGTTTAGATTAGAATCCAAACAAGGAAAAAGAGCCAAAAACAGGGGTGAGATAAAGGTCAATATTCAATTCATGAGGAACAATATGACAGCAAGTATGTTTGACTTATCAATGAAGGATAAAACAAGATCTCCTTTTGCAAAATTAAAAGATAAGATGAAAGGTAGAAAAAATGATGGGACATTTTCTGATACGTCTTCTGCAATCATTCCAAGTTCTCACATGGCGGATGCCAATTCTGAATTTTCAAGTGGTGAAGTACAGATGAAATCTAAACCAAAAAAGCCTTTCCTCCTGGGTCCTCAGCGCCTCTCCTCAGCGCACTCCATGTCTGACTTAACCAGGGCCCACGTGTCTTCTGAGAAACTGAAGCCTGGCACCATGGGCCAAGCGCATCTTCTCGGACGCCAGATAGAGTCCTTTGGAGCAGTGCCAGAAAGTG GAAGTCTCAAATCTCCACACAGAAGAACATTAAGCTTTGATACTTCTAAAATGAACCAACCCGACCGCAGTGTGGATGAAGGTGCACCGTCTTTCGGAAGACAACATGACCCATTTACAAATGTGACGGCTTCATTACCCCAAAAGTTTGCAACACTGCCAAGGAAGAAAAATCCATTTGAAGAAAGCAGTGAATCCTGGGATACCAGCATgactttgttttcaaaatcaattgaagtaagaaaagaaaataaaagagagaaaagggagaaagttAGCCTGTTTGAAAGAGTGACGGGAAAGAAAGATAGCAGAAGGTCTGATAAACTCAACAATGGGGCAGCCGATAGCCCCAGTGACTTGAAATCACCTAATGCGTTTAGTGAAAATCGGCAGGACTATTTTGATTATGAGTCGACTAATCCGTTTACAACAAAATTCAGGGCTTCAAATATAATGCCATCTTCAAG